A window from Zingiber officinale cultivar Zhangliang chromosome 7A, Zo_v1.1, whole genome shotgun sequence encodes these proteins:
- the LOC121999285 gene encoding uncharacterized protein LOC121999285: protein MCEAAYDNYTKNPEEFMKFLEESEKPLYKGCQRYTKLSALVKLYNTKARHGMSDALFSDLLLDFGDMLPNNHNLPSSMYDVKKTLSCLALTHEKIHACSNDCILYRKQYKNCTSCPKCGLSRWKLTKNKVEKKGVPAKVVWYFPPIPRFKRMFKSLETSRNLTWHADSTRVVGQLRHPVDSPSWKLVDHMWPDFESEPRNLRLALAADGINPHSNLSSRYSCWPIMLVNYNLPPNMCMKRKYIMLTMLISGPKQPGNDIDVYLEVLVEDLQRLWEGVDGVYDAYRKQFFTLKAVLLWTINDFPAYGNLSGCTTHGYYACPVCGEDTYARHLENGKKMSFAGHRRFLSRFHPYRRQMKEFNGMEELGEATRPLSGIKLFDKLSDIRCEFGKKISVRGKKKNAKANKLEVTIEEKYLKATNFRKCWKKKSIFFNIPYWKHLHVRHCLDVMHIEKNVFESLINTLMNVKGKTKDNVAARLDMVEMGIRPELTPIVGEKRTYLPFAACSFTKKEKLQVCKSLKDIKVPEGFSSNMNNIVCMDQLKLTCLKSHDCHVLMQHFLPIVIRDALPKHRYLAEEAIEFCSEYLNDVDPIGVPQSIRDPKANGSGLQACNTPIIVQQVDLQQAHLTVLENMEEVSPYIIEHKIFLKSMFPKKEKDERWIQDAHNKRFIDWFRAKVAAEIDSCNGGTTSSLTWLAHGPRAQIIKYNSYVINDNLYQTKARDDDRVCQNSGVSLVANTMLVCSAKDKNPLLADVSFYGVIEEIWKLDYHQFHVPLFKCAWVANDKGIINNDECGFTLVNLNKRGHKNDEFVLASQVNQVFYIDDPLTKGWSIVLPVPNRCYEGDADDGSSIPDSRPIDDVDTHCIPSHERYFRSEIEGVWVTKKKK, encoded by the exons ATGTGTGAGGCAGCGTATGATAATTATACAAAAAACCCTGaagaatttatgaaatttttggaggaaTCAGAGAAGCCATTGTACAAGGGATGTCAACGTTATACAAAATTGAGTGCACTTGTGAAACTGTACAATACCAAAGCAAGGCATGGAAtgagtgatgctctattttcagATTTACTATTAGATTTTGGAGATATGTTGCCAAATAATCACAATCTACCATCCTCCATGTATGATGTAAAAAAGACGTTGAGTTGCTTGGCGTTGACTCATGAAAAGATTCATGCTTGTTCCAATGATTGCATTCTTTATAGGAAGCAATATAAAAACTGCACAAGCTGCCCTAAATGTGGCTTGTCACGGTGGAAGCTAACCAAAAACAAGGTTGAGAAGAAAGGTGTTCCCGCTAAGGTGGTTTGGTATTTCCCTCCCATACCAAGATTTAagcgcatgtttaaatctttagagACCTCAAGAAATTTAACATGGCATGCAGATTCTACAAGAGTTGTTGGTCAATTACGTCATCCAGTTGATTCACCATCGTGGAAGTTAGTGGATCATATGTGGCCCGACTTTGAAAGTGAGCCAAGAAATCTTCGTCTAGCGCTTGCAGCTGATGGCATTAATCCTCATAGCAACCTTAGTAGTCGGTATAGCTGTTGGCCAATCATGTTGGTCAATTATAATTTACCTCCAAATATGTGCATGAAGAGGAAATACATCATGCTAACTATGCTCATTTCAGGGCCTAAACAACCTGGAAACGATATTGATGTCTATCTGGAGGTGTTAGTTGAAGATTTGCAACGATTGtgggaaggagttgatggagtcTATGATGCTTATCGCAAGCAGTTCTTCACTCTTAAAGCAGTCTTATTATGGActatcaatgattttcctgcctACGGTAACCTTAGTGGATGTACTACACATGGTTATTATGCATGTCCAGTATGTGGAGAAGATACTTATGCAAGGCACTTGGAAAATGGGAAGAAAATGTCTTTTGCGGGCCATAGACGATTCCTATCACGGTTTCATCCCTATCGTAGGCAAATGAAGGAGTTTAATGGCATGGAGGAACTTGGAGAAGCAACTAGACCATTATCTGGGATTAAGTTGTTTGACAAACTTTCTGACATAAGGTGTGAATTTGGAAAGAAGATAAGTGTAAGAGGGAAAAAAAAGAATGCAAAGGCTAATAAGTTGGAAGTCACTAtagaagaaaaatatttaaaagcaaCAAATTTCAGAAaatgttggaagaagaagtcaatcttttttaatattccttACTGGAAACACTTGCATGTAAGACATTGTCTTGATGTTATGCACATCGAGAAAAATGTATTTGAATCTCTCATTAATACTTTGATGAATGTTAAAGGAAAAACCAAGGATAATGTGGCAGCTAGGTTGGACATGGTTGAGATGGGAATTAGACCTGAATTAACACCTATAGTTGGGGAGAAGAGAACATATCTTCCTTTTGCTGCGTGCTCATtcacaaaaaaagaaaagttacaaGTGTGCAAGTCATTAAAGGATATAAAAGTTCCAGAAGGTTTCTCTTCAAACATGAATAATATTGTGTGCATGGATCAGTTGAAGTTGACTTGCTTGAAATCCCATGATTGCCATGTTTTAATGCAGCATTTCTTGCCAATAGTCATACGTGATGCGCTGCCAAAACAT AGATATTTAGCAGAAGAAGCAattgagttttgttcagaatACCTCAATGACGTTGATCCTATTGGAGTTCCTCAATCAATTCGAGATCCGAAAGCAAATGGTTCTGGCTTGCAAGCATGCAATACACCAATTATAGTGCAACAAGTTGATCTGCAACAAGCACATTTGACTGTGCTAGAAAATATGGAAGAAGTATCTCCCTATATAAT TGAacataaaatttttttgaaatcaaTGTTTCCCAAAAAAGAGAAAGATGAAAGGTGGATACAGGATGCTCACAACAAGAGGTTTATTGATTGGTTTCGTGCAAAG GTGGCTGCTGAAATTGACAGTTGCAatggtggaacaacatcatcattAACATGGTTGGCCCATGGACCGCGTGCACAAATCATTAAGTATAATAGTTATGTGATAAATGACAATTTATACCAAACAAAGGCGCGAGATGATGACAGAGTTTGCCAAAACAGTGGGGTTTCTTTAGTTGCCAACACcatgcttgtatgtagtgctAAAGATAAGAATCCCTTGCTAGCTGATGTGTCTTTCTATGGAGTAATTGAAGAAATATGGAAATTAGACTATCATCAATTTCACGTTCCTCTTTTCAAATGCGCGTGGGTTGCAAATGACAAAGGAATAATCAACAATGATGAATGTGGCTTCACCTTAGTCAACTTGAACAAACGAGGACACAAGAATGACGAATTTGTGCTTGCAAGTCAAGTCAACCAAGTCTTTTATATTGATGACCCATTAACAAAGGGGTGGTCAATTGTGCTCCCAGTTCCAAATAGATGTTATGAGGGAGATGCTGATGATGGGAGCAGTATTCCTGATTCTAGACCAATTGATGATGTTGATACTCATTGCATTCCTTCTCATGAAAGATATTTTAGATCAGAAATTGAGGGTGTTTGGgtcacaaaaaagaaaaaatga
- the LOC121999286 gene encoding uncharacterized protein LOC121999286: protein MALPFLPMDLMEALHNRWQCIVYAVAWTILIIITVALAALSPELAFIWAVSPTSAFMQACGAGTVRLPMEGSPNLAVCLPSIRFDRSNIDIVVPPLFAVLVVMSSALVVRAIGLWEAEEEQRIN from the coding sequence ATGGCCCTTCCTTTCCTCCCTATGGATCTCATGGAAGCCCTCCACAACCGGTGGCAGTGCATCGTCTATGCCGTAGCATGGACGATCCTCATCATCATCACGGTCGCATTGGCTGCCTTGTCGCCGGAGCTAGCCTTCATATGGGCAGTGTCACCCACATCAGCGTTCATGCAGGCGTGCGGGGCAGGCACAGTGAGGCTACCAATGGAGGGGTCTCCAAATTTGGCTGTGTGTTTGCCTTCCATCCGCTTCGATCGTTCCAATATCGACATTGTTGTTCCTCCGTTGTTTGCAGTGTTGGTTGTGATGAGCTCTGCGCTGGTTGTCCGAGCAATCGGATTGTGGGAAGCAGAGGAAGAGCAAAGGATCAACTGA